The following are encoded in a window of Castanea sativa cultivar Marrone di Chiusa Pesio chromosome 5, ASM4071231v1 genomic DNA:
- the LOC142635769 gene encoding uncharacterized protein LOC142635769, whose product MFMWRACSNILPTKYQLWARGIGRDDECDLCELCETSGHTLWRCKVAGEVWSNTRLKLPSIEIIPKDFVDIVWDILKRQPGIDWELFAATAWVRQPKEEQRRPAPPSRQNWIPPPRGFYKINVDGAVFKELGSCGVGVVIRNDARQLMGAMSKKLDFPLKAMEVEAKVVEEGFTLARELSLKNVILESDAQAVVNSLTESCIAPSSILKVIEGVKLGLCGFDSWDVKHICRMKNSAAHLMAKNAKFVSDYVVWVEDSPSVIEHQVLFDVSGLNEFSY is encoded by the exons ATGTTCATGTGGAGAGCATGCTCGAATATACTCCCAACCAAGTATCAATTATGGGCGAGGGGTATAGGGAGGGATGATGAATGCGATCTGTGTGAGCTTTGTGAAACGTCTGGGCATACACTATGGAGGTGCAAAGTGGCCGGGGAGGTGTGGAGTAACACAAGACTAAAGCTACCTAGCATAGAGATCATACCGAAGGACTTTGTGGATATAGTGTGGGACATCTTGAAGAGGCAGCCTGGGATTGACTGGGAGCTGTTTGCAGCAACAGCTTGGG TCAGACAACCCAAGGAAGAACAGAGAAGACCTGCACCTCCAAGCAGACAGAATTGGATCCCTCCACCAAGAGGATTCTATAAGATTAATGTAGATGGAGCGGTATTTAAGGAGTTGGGAAGCTGTGGGGTGGGGGTTGTCATAAGAAATGATGCCAGACAACTAATGGGCGCGATGAGCAAAAAATTAGATTTCCCCTTGAAAGCTATGGAAGTGGAGGCCAAAGTTGTTGAGGAAGGCTTCACCCTCGCTAGAGAGTTAAGCCTAAAGAATGTCATCCTGGAAAGCGACGCCCAAGCAGTGGTTAACTCCTTGACAGAAAGTTGCATCGCGCCAAGTTCCATTCTAAAGGTGATTGAAGGAGTAAAGTTGGGTTTATGTGGTTTTGACTCATGGGATGTCAAACACATATGCAGAATGAAGAATTCTGCAGCACACCTTATGGCAAAAAATGCCAAATTTGTATCCGATTATGTTGTTTGGGTGGAAGATAGCCCATCTGTTATTGAGCATCAAGTTCTGTTTGATGTATCCGGCTTGAATGAG